The genomic segment aaaaaaaataaaaaaaaacaatattagttaaaacaaattaaaaattaattttaaaaaatgaaccaaaaaaattttaattaaacataaatgtaaatatatataaaaatatttaaatatatgtaaatatatataaacatgtataaatatttacatatggCACTAATGTGGCAAATCAGAATTATTTATTGgtattacataaaaatgataataagttttatttttttttttctgtattATTActcataaattttattacatattcaTTTGCCTACACACGTCTTCTCTTTCTAGGCTTAGAAGCATTTAATCCACATTTTGGTAATCTAGGTTCATGTATTATCTGTGTTATATTAAGATTATTTGCATACATAGCTTGCAAAACAGTTTCTACCCTCATGATTCTCCTAAATTTTATATCAATAGAAAATATCCCAAGTCTTCTACATTTTTTAGCTATATTCTCTCCTATTCTATAAGCACATCTTTCGCTTTGTTGTAACGTCTTCGTAAAACCAACATTTCCAGCAAAGGAACCGAATAtggttttataatttttacttttatttacAACTTGAATATGTACATTATTTTTAGATGTAGTAATAACAGCTCGAAAACTATCTGTAGGTtcaattattaaattatttttatctctATCTATATTATGAAATTCTTCTCTATCACCAAATAATTTGTATCTTCTCTTATGACCTTGACAATTTTTAAGTGTCTCCCTTGtaatgtttttcttttttttatctgGCTTCTTTACAGATTCTTTTAAATTCGTTATTGCCTTTACTGCATCTGAAGAAAGGGTCGTAAATTTTAGACTTTTTGCtgaatatacatttattaatttatttacaaaatgGTTTATGCATATATTCATGTAAATGGGACTTGAGAATATGGTTTTATAATTAACAAGGCTCTTGTTTTTAGATAAAACATTCATCCTTGTATACATTATTGTATTGTGTTTTAAAaggataaacaaaaaaaaaaaaaaaaaaaaaaaaaatatatatatatatatatatatatatatataatattttttattattttaattataaatgtgCCATAGTTTTATTCCATATTTACaaaatcaaatataataatattggcTGAAAATATTCATGTCagcaatatatattttcttaaccCTAAAAATTTTAACTTTAGTTCGATTCAAaattatacatgtatatatatttttttatatatatctaccttttattaatttacaaaaatgaaaaaaaaaattatagaatatatttaataatataatatactgcATATTtactttaatttttataataacctaacatataaatgtcaataaatgaaaaaaaaaaaaaaaaaaaaaaaaaaaaaatatgacatTTCTTGggtataaaatatttcattttattttttctattattatgtattattttaaatatatatattattacctgTAGGCTAAtattatgtgtataataaaagtacatatattattatataatatatatatatatatatatgctacataaatatttttttttagatacAGGAGAGAAAATATCGTACAAGCAAAAATAAgtggaatatataaaataaaataatacatatattattatatattcatactaacatgtattttttttttttcttttattgatatatttttaaaaatatttctttttttatgcgtttctattttttttttttttttttttcattaaaaaaaatatacaaatatttaaaGGAATACtagaaacaaaataattaaaaaaaaaaaaataagaattgttaaaatataatatttgttattatatatatatatatatatatatatatttatgtacatatatttttttttttttttttttcaaaatataaaaaagaataaattttattaaaactaatattatttatattatcttttaaatatattgtcaACGGATCcgtttattattactatttatataaatatataaatatatatatatatatacatatatatatttatatatatatatatatttttttttatttatttgtatatattaaaaaaaaaagaaaggatatattttattacatatatatatatatatac from the Plasmodium falciparum 3D7 genome assembly, chromosome: 14 genome contains:
- a CDS encoding mitochondrial ribosomal protein S11 precursor, putative, translated to MNVLSKNKSLVNYKTIFSSPIYMNICINHFVNKLINVYSAKSLKFTTLSSDAVKAITNLKESVKKPDKKKKNITRETLKNCQGHKRRYKLFGDREEFHNIDRDKNNLIIEPTDSFRAVITTSKNNVHIQVVNKSKNYKTIFGSFAGNVGFTKTLQQSERCAYRIGENIAKKCRRLGIFSIDIKFRRIMRVETVLQAMYANNLNITQIIHEPRLPKCGLNASKPRKRRRV